A window of Osmerus mordax isolate fOsmMor3 chromosome 11, fOsmMor3.pri, whole genome shotgun sequence genomic DNA:
AAACAAATCATTTTACTAGATATTTTCTAACGTTTATGCAAAAAGTTTACGATTGTGAGATACTCACACTCCCAGTTAACATGTAGTGCTATTGCAGTTACAAGTGTTCTTCTCACTAAAAACAGGCCAAGGCTGGGTTTGTTCTGAACATAGTCGGGGTACTGACCGCCAACATTGCCCTCAACACTTGGGGTACGGCGATGTTTGACCTGAACAAGTTTCCTGATTGGGCCAACGTCACAACCACCACTTGAACAGGAGTCAAGAGGCtgtagagaagaggaaggagagagcgacgATATGCACACATTAACCTGGATTGGCTGTAAGAAAATGACATGGctttgtaaatgtaataagATTTATTAAGTATCTTAAGCATGTATTCAATGTTTTTTCCTCTTTGTTTATACATAATTGACATATTTAAATGCTGCCCAAAATATACAGGCAATATACAAATTCAACTTTCTCCATAGGGAAAACAactttatatataaatatatatttatatatataataatcgATATGAATAGAGGTCTGTGAAGTGGCCCCCAGTATGCAGTACTGTACatggtctccccccctcccaaaaaaaagaaaaaggtaaTGGTATAGAAATTACCAAGCTACATGCAAAAACCGTAAACAttcaaatcttaaaatacaaacatCTGTACATACACATCAAATTGATCAGACAAAATAACCTAAATCAAATACTTAAAACCAGAGACATGAGAATGACATCTCCATTGTGTCCTCCCCTGTGATGCACACTTCTGCTTAAATTACATATATTCTGAGCAAGTACGAGGTCATATTCTTGCTTGTTTTACTGTTGAGTTGTAAACTAGCTATGCTTTTAATAGGGGCCATTGTGTTGCAGATCACAGTGCTTAAAAAGCTACAAGTCGGATCTAACACAGAGGTTGTGTCCTGCTTGTAGGATGAGTATTACAACCTGTAGTACTGGACGACTCTATTCAAGGGAATGAGACAAAAGAGCGTGTTAGGCCCTACCACAGGGCACCCACGTGTTAGGCCCTATTTAGGACCAATTTAATGCACCGTATTTGAAACATTAGCAGGTTAAGCTGAATCAAGTTAGAACAAAACCTCTGGGTAGATGATttcaggtaacagaaaggtacATCCCTGCATTTGGTTGTCTGACCCTAGACAGTCATCTGCCACACACCAACGTGTAGTATACAAAGCATACCATAGTAAACCAAGATTAGTTGTTCTCTATATATCCCAATTATTAGCCATAACATTCATTACATCTCTACACAATCAACTCCTAACTGGGACATCTTTCAACAAGACAACCAATAAACCAACTCAATAATTAAACATGCAGAAAAACATCTACTTTTagatgttaacacacacacaaaatataatTTTCTGTGACTATCTGGCCAAATTATTCCTGGTTTTGAGTCACATTTTTGCTCACGTATCTTAAATATCAGAAATCTGTGGTTGAAAGAATGCTTTGGCTCCTACATTTCATTTAGACTTAAACACAGCCTCAAGCCAACTGTTCAGATTGCTCATTAAGCTCAAGCAAGACCATCACGGCAGCTCTGATCCCTGCTGGGTGAACATACGCTATTCTATCAGCAGAGGGCATCTGTGTGGTACGCCGCAATGGCACATGGCACTGCAGGGCCATAAAAGAGGAGTTCAGGTCATGTTTTACCTTCCACTCTACAGCCATGTGCCTTTCTGGAAAAGGGGAGGTCACTGTAAATCACATTCACAACGTGCTCCTTCATGGCAGTGTGAGCGCCGACTGATCCTGACACACGTCTCTCCTTCTGCCCCCTCCCTTGAGTCCATCACTGTAACGCGGCAAAAGGTGCCAATAGTGGTATGCCCAACGTCACTGTCCTTATTGAATAGATATGCACGGTCTACATGTTAGACTTAATGACCGTAGTGAGTGAAtgtattcagtttttttttattaaaaaagttATTTAATCTTGCTTCTGTATATCTTTTTATAGATATGGGTTGAGGCCAATAAGTGGACCTCAATTAAATTCCCCCCACTGCCCTGTATTCAAATTGGCATGAACATGATGGCCCTGGACATCAAAGTTCAACACATCCTGACACCTGAACAAAGACTTTCTTTAAACTCCTCACATGATTAAAAAATatagaccaaatacaatttccgATAAGTATCTTTTTGGAATGTTCCGAGTCACATGATGTAATGCCACTAGGTTATGATGTAGAACAAGTACGAAGACTTGtttttgtctgcctgcctgtccacCTGCCAGCCCGCCCCAGTTCTTAGCTCAAAGCTCATTTCCATCAGTGTGGTCTGGTGTCTGTCTCCACTGTACATGACTGGAGGTCTGTCTCCATTTCTGGACCATTTCTCCACCAGCTCACGCTAGCTTAAGGGTGCTGACTGGGAACGAGGGCATAGTCACCATAGTCACAGGGTTTAGAACAGTCTGGCTAACCAGCTGTTGGTGGTGGGTCACAACCTGTGTGCCAACTGTTGTCTGCTTGCCCAAGATGGCTGCAGTAGGCTGGCTGGGTGCTGTGCCGTTGACCTGGGCATGGGTAAGGGTGTGGGCAATGTGGCTCACCATGGCAGGCTGCGTGACAGCCACAGGTTGGGGGTAGATGGTGGGCATGTGCTGGCCAAGGTGGGTCACCGGGTGTACTGTGATGTGACTAATCGGCATGGAGTTTGACGAAGGGGCAAGGTGTGCAAAGTGCTTGTGACCGCTTGCCTGGATGACGTGACTGACTGCCTGGATGACAGAAGCGTGGGAGGCCGCGGCGTGGGCTATGACggtgggctggaggctgggtgtGGTGACcatgtgtgtttgagcaggCAGAAGGGCCTGGATAGGGGTGGTAGGGACACCTGAAGTTGTGACAGACAGCGTAGCGTGGGCTGAGAGTGACTGGGGAAGGGTCAGAGGCTGAAGTTGAGGCTGGGGTATGGTCGCCTTGTGCTggatggaaatgtgtgtgttgatgatggaggaggtagtgGGGTTTGGGGTGACAGTCTTGCACAACTCTGAATGCATGGCTTGAGGCACTGTGGATAAGGCAGTGGGAGCTTCTGTCATAAGCTCATCTTCCATGTCGTCCTCCATGATTTCTTCTTCACCCTCTGCCATGTAAAGAACAGTGATGTTAGTTACCTTCAGGAATACGTTTGCCATGAATTGTCATGGAGTGAATTTCACTGGTCGGCCATGAACTCATGTAGGGCCATGCTATGTACCTGAGGCAGTCGAGGTTGAAGCCTGGTCGTCCTCTGGTTGTACGGTCTGTCTGAGAACGCGGTCGATCTCCATCACGTCCATCCATTGGCTCAGCTCGTTCTTCAGCTCAGCGAGCCGCTGTTGGGTGGCGATCTTCTCCCGTGCCAGCCTTTCCATTTCGTGCTCGTACTCCTTCTCTTTCCGCTTCAAAGTCTGTTTATGGAGGAAAGAAGTGGGGTCAGTAACCTGCCAAACAGACATGGTAAATCTCAGACTGTTTCATCTTAATCCTCTTTGGAGTTTGGTGCAAAAACAAAAGCTGGTTCTGTTTCCAGAAACAGAAACAActcaaggaaagaaaaaaaaactcacaCCTAACATCAAACATTTTAACCAATTACGGCATTAGGCATTTTAAGACTTATTGGGTcatgagagaaaaataaaaaatctgtccGATAACACAAAAGAAGCTCATCTACCCATTTACATGACGGAGGAGCCACACCTCCTACATGGCCTTGGATAACAACCAAGACGTTCCAAAGAACTGGAGAGAAAATGCCCTCATAACATCCGTAATCTGAGGAGGTGGATGTCCCACTGTAGAATGCCACACTGGTGCGTTTTATTTCAAAATTATCAAGCCTACACACAGCCCATGTCTCAACATTAAATAACCCCATCTGTACAGTCCTCAAACAAGGACAAACATATTCAACACTAAAACACAGGGCTGCTTCTGTCACTGCTTGAGAAGTTATTTCTAAAACAGCAAGATACAATTAATTCCATATTTTTATACACTTTTACGAATTAAGTATTAATGTTTTGCTAATCATGTTTTAAAGTTGAATTAAGATCAGAGAGATTGCGCAACCCAAGGCCATGGTCGGAGCAGGAAGGAGTAAagcaggggaagagggaggtgcTGCCAGGCAGGAGCTGTGACCCAGTTTCCCCTCACTAGTCAGCTGACCCAGGAGCACCAAACAGGCAGGTGTGGGCAGGCCAGCAGTAACACAATTAAAGAATAGGGTTCAAACATGCCGTTGTGGAGATTCATATACATCTTGCACAGTCACCAATGCCAGCAAAATGATAGTCTATAAAACGGACTATATAAGGGACTAAATCAGCTTGGTAAATTCAAGCACTACTTAGCATGTCAACCAATAGGATGCAAAAGCCtaaccttttttcttttctttttactgtGTAGAGAGATCATTGCCCAATCCAACACAGTATCTAGACACAGAGTAACACAATGAGCAATAAAGCTGCATGCTCAAAGGCTGGACTTCCTGTTTTTGTTTATGCAGCCATGTCTAATGTAGCACTTTATACAAGTACCAGTCTGCATACCGTATGCTTGAATTTGCTACATTGTGTAGAAGTATAAATAGGTGATAAAAAGCAGCCTGTTTAATTCTGCGCCTGCCTCCAACCTTCATCCGGGATTACGACCTGTTCTGCAATTCCGTCAATCACGCAAACCCTACGCTAAACGGTCCCTGGTGTGATtccagtcacacaaacacagccgtCTTCCCTGCATCAGATGGCTGGGCTAACCATGGCTAATCTGCATGCCTGATCTCCTCAACCAGTTATCTTGAATGAAAAGAAACAACTTCCAACAGGCTACGATACATTCACTATGTAGGTTGTACTATATAGGTTGGATTAGCTGATGAAACCGTAGGTGATTACACAATCCTCATTCACCAAACAACAACAGTGCGCAATAACGTCTGTAAGAAATACAACCACGATGGTGGTGTGACAGGTTTAGCCCTTCGTGCGTGAAGTTAAACTACATAAACCTCTAAAGATTGCCTGTAAAGCTGTGCTCCAATCAGATCCACTTGAGGCACACCACTTTACTTTCAGGTTTGTCACAGCAGCATCTTTGTCTAATCAAATGAAATATCGGAGTCCCCCTTTTGTTGTCAAGGCAACAGCTGAAAAACACCATTGTTTCCTTGGCAACCTTATATGGTGACGCGCATGTTGTCCCAACGCACCAGCTGTAATGGTGGTAGAACAGACACGTTTGACAGGAGCCGGTTTGGATTCTTTCTCAATTATCTGGTGCAACAGAACACAAGGAACGCAAGTCCTCTCTGTGTTCCACACGTTGCTGACTGCTCTGTCCTTGCCCACATGCTGCAGCATCCGGCGCTCCTGCCACAGCTGTGCATGCCTGGGACTATGAGTCATAGTCTGAGGGAGGGAGCCATGCTCCACAAACACTGAGACCCACTGAACTCTTTTACAACGAACACGCTACAACGGCTGGCAAATGCTCTTTTAAGGAAGCagtgtaaatgtatatatacacacgcatgcacacacacacacacacacccaggctacTTCGATACCGAGCAAGTAGTTACACCTGAAACTAGTCAAAGGCAGAAGTCAACCATGAACATTTCATTAGAGGACCGATATTGAGATAAACCAGAAACACGTCAACTACACTATACCCGCCTGGGCTCTGTTCTGTGTAAGAAAGTAGAGCATGGCAACGTGTGAGGTAGGTAAACAAGACGCAGGCATGTCACACGCAATGCGAGTGCTGAGCACATGGCCCTGCAGAGCGAGGAAACCAagcaggggagggaaggaaagcagGCTGCACTCACCCACTGACTCACTTGTGCAGCACAGAGCAGACTGCGCTAGGCTAATGTTAAGAAGTGGCCACGTTGCAGACATGCTACTCTGCGGAGCCAATTGGCCTAAAGGACAGAGATCTTATGAATGCCATTTGTGCTGCTTTGTAACCGTAAACCCTTGTCTCCTCGCTGTGCCGGTGGCTGTAATAGGAACTTCATATTATTCTGCCATGGCAATAATAGGCAGACTTTAGAAGAATCAGACTGAGAGCCATTTTCTATGAGATGTATTTGTTAGCTTCCACTAGATGAAGGCTAACTGTCCTATAATATATTATTTCTGTAATTTATCCTACATGGTTATCCTGACCCAGACTTTAGCCAAAAGGAGTGTGCTGACAACAACTCTGTCAAGTAGCTAAACTCTGTCAAGTAGCTAAAGTGCTTTGAACAGTTAAAAGTATCTGAGACCTAAGTGGTCACCGTGCTCACTGTCTGGGTACAGTGAAAGCCCCTCACATTAAATTAAACCTTAATATGCCTGCTGCGACAGATCTCTTCAAGGAACTGAAGAGTGGTTGGACAATGGTAGATGCAAAAGCTCTCATTTGATGTATAATCCATATGTTTGGGTTTTGGAAAAAGTGGTACTTGCGACCCGTGTCTCGTGACTGACTTTGATAAGGCAACCTTTGTGGGAAAACGACTAGTAGTTGCACTGTAGGCTGAACTACTAGCCATGGAGATTCAATAAAATGGTATTATGTTACTGAAGCTCTGTGGGGTCTTGGCACAAATCAAAACCTGTCCCAAATGAGGCTGTATATTGTTGAAGCCCACTCCTTGCTGGGGTAAATCAGTAACCTACTTCACAGCAACCACTTATGAAAATGTAAAACCTTTTGAAAAGTCCAGACTGAGGACTTCGGCTTGAAGAAGAGAAAGGAAAGCCTCCAAATCCTATGATTTCTGTACACAATGGAGGACAATGAGCAGAGATGTTGTCCCTTGGCCAAGTGAATTCAAAGCAATCTGCAAAATGAATCttttcaaacaggttgacagggGCACGAACATATTAAtgtatttggtcatttattacgAAACCCAAATTTTATGTGACAGGAGGGAGCTGTCCAGACCGCCATTATGCTCAAAATGCTGTGGAATGAGCGCCCTGTAGCACCCTATTAAGAGCATGATTAGCCAACACTACCACATTACAACACACTTTATTTATAACCGCCCAGAGCAAACTGGTTCTGTCAGATTTGTTAGGCTTAAACTCGAAAGGAGTTGAGTAAACCAAGCTTTGTGTTCATGGCTGTGTTCTCTTCCCTTCAGTTGGTGCTCTGAGAGCTGTGGCTTAGCCAGGGTTCTTCCAGGGCtgggcgggggagagggggggtgacgtCACGAGGCTCAGGCTAGCCATGTGCTCAGTGCTCATGTGGCTCTGGAGTTCAAagtgagacaggctggagggagggagacaaggagaacttggagagagacagagtaggagGGAGGAGCCTAGATCTCTACGGTTTCCCAAGCTTGAGCCAAAGAGTCAGTAGCACTAACACAATGTGTACTCGGGCTCACAAACACCGCCATTTTAACGGTCCTTAAGATGACAGTAACTAGGTCAGCCAATGTTCAATAATTTCCAAGGGAAAATTAGAAAGCTTCTTTGGTTTGAGAGAGAATGTATTTTTTCAAGAAAGGACTAGTCAAAGTAAGCATAACTATATGCAGGCACAATCAAGTCTTTACAGCCCTCCTGAAAATCTCCTTGCCTAAAACACTCGAGTTCCTTGTTTCATTAAATCTCTgaccattttaaagcaatttgtAAGAAAGGAAACGAGGAAGTGTAACTTCTTGAAGAGCTGGTTGGCTAACCCaggcaagaaagaaagaaaaaaacacgacAATAAGTGCTGGCTCGGCAGTCTAGTCTGAAAGTCTGTTTCGGTGCTAGGACTACAGGTTTGACTCATTCGCTGAGGGATATCTGAAGTCAGGAAAAATGAATCAAATAAGTAATCATCTCTCTTAATCCCTTTATTCAATCCTCTCCTAAACCGTTGGTCATATCTGCAGACTGTCCCCTCCCACCCAAACTGAGAGGAGGGTAACAGGAAGAGCCATACAGGGAGAGGCGCGTGCAGCCAAGACACGCGTCCCTACACCACCCATGTCGGGACGACAGAGCACACGTTGTGCTTTtctacccccaccaccaccaccaccttctctCCAATCCTTCTGTCTCCCGCCTCCAATGTGCCAGAACTTGAGAACCAATAACAAATCAGCTAGGATACCACATGACACATCAGGACATAGTACTAAACTGTTACTAAGGAAACGGGAGCACTATGATCTGTACTTGACTTTAACAGGGAATGTGTATATCCTGATTCATCAGTAAATACTAATTTCACACAATTATACTGCATTTCTCGGTTTACCGGTTATATTGCATTTACTGGAATAGtaaa
This region includes:
- the mnta gene encoding max-binding protein MNT isoform X2, with amino-acid sequence MSIETLLEAAKFLELQAQQQQKAREENELREKLRLEQLANHRRADVTYTSPIRMNHVTRVEEPHKEHHPVPVPPLPPPLMPRTIIPAVNSNHTGLPTPPVKTLSPPAGHHLASPRRDPNSPQGQCAPLPLSPQLKTDFSPSALQSVNHKQHLHPQLVSPSGNPKLQQSPHLVAYPGSIVAAPQHALLPQPGPPAPQASMQTSPISRGSPPDDGRLLEKKRPGGRAHLKECFETLKKNIPNVDEKKTSNLSVLRSALRYIQTLKRKEKEYEHEMERLAREKIATQQRLAELKNELSQWMDVMEIDRVLRQTVQPEDDQASTSTASEGEEEIMEDDMEDELMTEAPTALSTVPQAMHSELCKTVTPNPTTSSIINTHISIQHKATIPQPQLQPLTLPQSLSAHATLSVTTSGVPTTPIQALLPAQTHMVTTPSLQPTVIAHAAASHASVIQAVSHVIQASGHKHFAHLAPSSNSMPISHITVHPVTHLGQHMPTIYPQPVAVTQPAMVSHIAHTLTHAQVNGTAPSQPTAAILGKQTTVGTQVVTHHQQLVSQTVLNPVTMVTMPSFPVSTLKLA
- the mnta gene encoding max-binding protein MNT isoform X1, which gives rise to MSIETLLEAAKFLELQAQQQQKAREENELREKLRLEQLANHRRADVTYTSPIRMNHVTRVEEPHKEHHPVPVPPLPPPLMPRTIIPAVNSNHTGLPTPPVKTLSPPAGHHLASPRRDPNSPQGQCAPLPLSPQLKTDFSPSALQSVNHKQHLHPQLVSPSGNPKLQQSPHLVAYPGSIVAAPQHALLPQPGPPAPQASMQTSPISRGSPPDDGRLLEKKRPGGAGTREVHNKLEKNRRAHLKECFETLKKNIPNVDEKKTSNLSVLRSALRYIQTLKRKEKEYEHEMERLAREKIATQQRLAELKNELSQWMDVMEIDRVLRQTVQPEDDQASTSTASEGEEEIMEDDMEDELMTEAPTALSTVPQAMHSELCKTVTPNPTTSSIINTHISIQHKATIPQPQLQPLTLPQSLSAHATLSVTTSGVPTTPIQALLPAQTHMVTTPSLQPTVIAHAAASHASVIQAVSHVIQASGHKHFAHLAPSSNSMPISHITVHPVTHLGQHMPTIYPQPVAVTQPAMVSHIAHTLTHAQVNGTAPSQPTAAILGKQTTVGTQVVTHHQQLVSQTVLNPVTMVTMPSFPVSTLKLA